From the genome of Ignavibacteriales bacterium, one region includes:
- a CDS encoding glycosyltransferase family 2 protein, with product MTNLELDLSVIFLITVILIWFMIAYQFVLSVFGYINYIKSFKEKRFVDENHFNLPTCSILIPAHNEEKVIGRTIESMLQLDYPKEKLKIIVINDGSVDLTKQIINQFIQNDDRVVLFDVPKGLGGKGKSRALNLALEIVESEIIAIYDADNTPDKNALKYLAAQLILNKGLGAVLGKFRTINKNENLLTKFINIETLSFQSMLQAGRWQIHNIATLPGTNFVMWTSLIRKLNGWDEEALTEDSELSIRIYQEGYKIKYIPYSVTYEQEPQEWKVWIKQRLRWVRGNHYVISKFFKQIPHFKNKRLAFDLLYNLALYYIFFFAILISDFLFIISAMDLVSMSLPGPYTIVWVMAFVLFIFEIIVSISYDEEDSFGKIWLIVLMYFSYCQLWIYLVIKSFYIEYIKKEKHVWDKTVRFDLAPEKKTK from the coding sequence ATGACAAATTTAGAATTAGATCTTAGCGTAATATTTCTAATAACAGTAATACTTATCTGGTTTATGATTGCGTACCAATTTGTGCTTTCAGTTTTTGGATACATCAATTATATAAAATCATTTAAAGAAAAAAGATTTGTTGACGAAAATCATTTTAATTTGCCAACTTGTTCTATTTTAATCCCCGCCCACAATGAAGAAAAAGTAATTGGACGAACTATAGAATCAATGCTGCAACTGGATTATCCAAAAGAAAAACTAAAAATAATTGTTATAAATGATGGCTCAGTAGATTTAACAAAACAAATAATTAATCAATTCATTCAGAACGATGATAGAGTTGTTTTGTTTGATGTTCCAAAGGGTTTGGGTGGAAAAGGTAAATCAAGAGCACTTAACCTTGCGTTGGAAATTGTTGAATCAGAAATAATTGCAATTTATGATGCTGATAATACACCGGATAAAAATGCACTCAAATATTTGGCAGCTCAGCTTATATTAAATAAAGGACTTGGCGCAGTACTTGGCAAATTCAGAACTATTAATAAAAATGAAAACTTACTTACAAAGTTTATAAACATTGAGACATTAAGTTTCCAATCAATGCTTCAGGCGGGTAGATGGCAAATCCATAACATCGCAACGTTACCCGGAACTAATTTTGTAATGTGGACAAGCTTAATAAGAAAACTTAACGGCTGGGATGAAGAAGCACTTACTGAAGATTCTGAATTAAGTATAAGAATTTATCAGGAAGGATATAAAATTAAATATATACCTTACTCAGTAACCTATGAACAAGAACCACAGGAATGGAAAGTTTGGATTAAGCAGCGACTAAGATGGGTTAGAGGAAACCATTACGTGATTTCAAAGTTCTTTAAACAGATACCCCACTTTAAAAATAAGCGTCTTGCTTTTGATTTACTTTACAATCTTGCACTATACTATATCTTTTTCTTTGCAATTCTAATATCAGATTTTCTTTTTATAATCAGTGCAATGGATTTAGTTAGTATGTCTTTACCCGGCCCATATACAATTGTTTGGGTTATGGCATTTGTACTTTTCATATTCGAGATAATTGTATCTATTTCTTATGATGAAGAAGATAGTTTTGGAAAAATTTGGCTTATAGTGTTGATGTATTTCAGTTATTGCCAGCTTTGGATTTATTTGGTTATAAAATCTTTTTACATCGAGTACATAAAAAAAGAAAAACATGTATGGGATAAAACAGTAAGATTTGATTTAGCACCTGAGAAGAAAACAAAATGA
- a CDS encoding DUF2334 domain-containing protein, translating into MKIISKIYFLILLISFLSLQIFGENNYKQKGVLVVVQGTSELTNLAMGDGRQLAQLLGHFNTITDVIGVDEYKSSSINNYDYIFYIGFYLNNSVPITFLNDIVKTNKPTTWINTGFIEFSNKINTLDLFGFKVTKLDTASMFDLVKSNNKSFTKGEGNINMIEISDYNKVEIIATAISSKKKHEVPYIVKSNNLVYIADSPFAYANSTDRYLLFADYLHEILNEQHEESHTAIVRIEDVTPLDDPDKIRDITDYLSERGIPFLIGVVPFYVDPIEGIRISLSEKPDMADALRYAEINGGTIVMHGITHQYKDVTASDFEFWDANLNLPIQDEKANLISRKIEMGLSEYSKNGLHPLLWETPHYTASNIFYETISNYFSSAIEQRLSIENPDYCQFFPYIIYKDLYGQKIYPENLGYIPLNLDPKEVKKSVVEILSGAKANLNVRDGFASFFFHSFLDIDILKELIDEIEKMGYTFLNLKDEINSVKSKKQILLSGTQNYSLIVDDQYVTETYFDQDGKIKEKKIADKRTIGTISKKINLKPGEYYNAELTEFLKSEPGFLENLFQNVSNKYDEIFDINENWNEPRVVILWNHFAKGAAYNDQASLASVFQSVNLIVDTIFSNQHIDLGNYNLLIVPYTAVESLKPTDYNIITNFVKSGGNVITDTKNYLSEELGIKYTSTQIKVVGIRDNNFHEEKIVWSDQELVNKFETNDVEEVFCFDQATEFPMVIGKKYGDGKVIYISSKFDPHSQLGYSHYPYLLEYVRQYFHLKPTIKKNNLEVYFDPGFRSKISIEKLVKQWVKQGIRIIHAAGWHQYPKYTYDYKTLIKLAHANGILVYAWLEPPQVSQKFWADHPEWREKNYLGEDVRPSWRYPVALTDAQCVNNMKNEFVKFLENYDWDGVNLAELYFEAGLGFESPTLFTPMHSSAQKEVKEKYGIDLPKIFDTTSKYYWENNSQVRKSVIDYRVKKLNQVYEILLNSFQEIANRKKGFQIIVTAMDSYGSPELREYIADDMDNILKLQKKYNFILQVEDPQHLWSTNPNRYFDIGKLYLEKISDKSKLMLDLNILKFRNENDIIQFPTLTQTGTESFHMVRSASLGAPRLTIYSESSVNPQDLYYMPYALASEVKYKVVKDGIEYYSPTSFTLELPKRVTSISLNNNTISPGRNNSFIIPAGINLVKFNTSDDQFNPTELQTKILSFSGNLLSIKYGYQDLLFTYESDTRTIISLNRVPTEVTVDGKNYKFKIMEGEDCFSIFLPVGTHNVDLTVGDAFSKGVNLTSFWSSTSIALFGTFSIVLLLIMYLSVKYLNHKYRLQEIKQ; encoded by the coding sequence ATGAAAATAATTTCTAAAATATATTTTTTAATACTTCTTATTTCATTTTTATCACTCCAAATTTTTGGAGAAAATAATTATAAGCAAAAAGGAGTGTTAGTTGTTGTGCAAGGGACTTCTGAATTAACCAACTTAGCTATGGGGGATGGAAGACAATTGGCTCAACTGCTCGGACATTTTAACACAATAACGGACGTAATAGGAGTTGATGAATATAAATCATCTTCGATAAATAACTATGATTATATTTTTTATATAGGATTCTATCTAAATAATTCGGTTCCTATTACTTTTCTAAATGATATTGTAAAAACAAATAAACCAACTACCTGGATTAATACCGGATTCATCGAATTTTCCAACAAAATTAATACATTAGATTTATTTGGGTTTAAAGTAACAAAACTTGACACAGCCAGTATGTTTGATTTAGTAAAATCAAACAATAAATCCTTTACTAAAGGTGAAGGAAATATTAATATGATCGAAATATCTGACTACAATAAAGTTGAAATCATTGCAACTGCTATATCATCAAAAAAGAAACATGAAGTTCCATACATAGTTAAATCTAATAATTTGGTTTACATTGCAGACTCGCCATTTGCTTATGCAAATTCTACAGACCGCTATTTACTGTTTGCCGATTATCTTCACGAAATTTTAAATGAACAACACGAAGAATCTCATACGGCGATTGTAAGAATTGAAGATGTTACACCATTAGATGACCCGGATAAAATAAGAGATATTACTGACTACTTATCTGAAAGAGGCATCCCATTTTTAATTGGTGTTGTGCCATTTTATGTTGATCCAATAGAAGGAATCCGTATTAGTCTTTCTGAGAAACCAGATATGGCAGATGCATTGCGCTATGCTGAAATAAATGGTGGAACTATTGTAATGCACGGTATAACTCATCAATACAAAGATGTAACCGCATCTGATTTTGAATTCTGGGATGCAAATCTTAACCTCCCAATTCAAGATGAAAAGGCTAACTTAATTAGTAGAAAAATTGAAATGGGGCTAAGTGAATATTCTAAAAATGGTCTTCATCCATTATTATGGGAAACACCGCACTATACTGCTTCAAATATTTTTTATGAAACTATTTCTAATTATTTCAGTTCTGCAATTGAACAAAGACTATCAATTGAAAATCCTGATTACTGTCAGTTTTTTCCTTATATAATTTATAAGGATTTGTATGGTCAAAAAATTTACCCCGAAAATTTAGGTTATATCCCTCTTAATCTTGATCCCAAAGAAGTAAAAAAATCTGTAGTTGAAATCTTAAGTGGAGCAAAAGCAAATTTAAATGTTCGTGATGGTTTTGCTTCATTTTTCTTTCATTCTTTTCTTGATATCGATATCCTAAAAGAACTAATCGATGAAATTGAGAAAATGGGCTACACATTTTTAAATCTAAAAGATGAAATCAATTCAGTTAAATCTAAAAAGCAAATACTACTTTCCGGCACTCAGAATTATTCCTTAATAGTTGATGATCAATATGTAACTGAGACTTATTTTGATCAGGATGGTAAGATAAAAGAGAAAAAAATTGCCGATAAAAGAACTATTGGTACTATCTCAAAAAAAATAAATTTAAAACCAGGTGAATATTATAATGCAGAGCTAACCGAGTTTTTAAAAAGTGAGCCAGGTTTTTTAGAAAACTTATTTCAAAACGTAAGTAATAAATATGATGAGATTTTTGATATAAACGAGAATTGGAATGAGCCTCGTGTTGTGATATTATGGAATCACTTTGCAAAAGGTGCAGCATACAATGATCAAGCATCTTTAGCTTCAGTATTTCAGAGTGTTAACTTAATTGTTGACACAATATTTTCTAATCAACATATTGATTTGGGCAACTACAATTTATTAATTGTTCCGTACACAGCTGTAGAATCACTTAAACCAACCGATTATAATATTATAACCAACTTTGTAAAAAGCGGTGGAAATGTAATTACTGACACTAAAAACTATTTATCTGAAGAACTTGGAATCAAGTACACATCTACACAAATAAAGGTTGTAGGTATTCGAGATAATAATTTTCACGAAGAAAAAATTGTTTGGAGTGATCAAGAACTAGTTAACAAATTTGAAACAAATGATGTTGAAGAAGTATTCTGTTTTGATCAGGCTACAGAATTTCCTATGGTTATTGGTAAAAAATATGGTGATGGAAAAGTTATTTACATTAGTTCTAAATTTGATCCCCATTCACAGCTTGGATACAGTCACTATCCATACTTACTGGAATATGTAAGACAATATTTTCATCTAAAGCCAACAATCAAAAAAAATAATTTAGAAGTTTATTTTGATCCCGGTTTTAGATCAAAGATCAGTATAGAAAAATTGGTTAAGCAGTGGGTAAAACAGGGAATTAGAATTATACATGCCGCAGGCTGGCATCAATATCCAAAATATACTTACGATTATAAAACCTTAATCAAGCTTGCACACGCAAATGGTATTCTGGTTTATGCATGGTTAGAGCCGCCTCAAGTAAGTCAAAAATTCTGGGCTGATCATCCTGAGTGGAGAGAGAAGAATTATTTAGGAGAAGATGTTAGACCATCATGGCGATATCCAGTAGCCCTTACGGATGCCCAATGTGTAAATAATATGAAAAATGAATTTGTAAAGTTTCTTGAAAACTATGATTGGGATGGAGTCAATCTTGCTGAGTTATATTTTGAAGCAGGATTAGGATTTGAAAGTCCTACCTTATTTACTCCAATGCATTCTTCTGCTCAAAAAGAAGTAAAGGAAAAATATGGTATCGATCTTCCTAAAATATTTGATACGACTTCAAAATATTATTGGGAAAACAATTCACAAGTAAGAAAAAGTGTAATTGATTATAGAGTTAAAAAGCTTAATCAAGTTTACGAAATACTTTTAAATTCATTTCAAGAGATAGCAAATCGCAAAAAGGGATTTCAGATTATTGTAACAGCAATGGATAGTTATGGCTCACCTGAACTTCGTGAATATATTGCTGATGACATGGATAATATTTTAAAGTTGCAAAAGAAGTACAATTTTATACTTCAGGTTGAAGATCCTCAGCATCTATGGTCAACAAATCCAAACAGATATTTTGATATTGGAAAACTATATTTAGAAAAGATTAGTGATAAAAGTAAGTTGATGCTGGATCTAAACATTTTGAAATTCAGAAATGAGAATGATATAATACAATTTCCAACATTAACACAAACAGGAACTGAAAGCTTTCATATGGTTAGATCAGCTTCTTTAGGGGCACCAAGACTAACTATTTATTCGGAATCGAGCGTTAATCCACAAGACCTTTATTACATGCCTTATGCTTTAGCAAGTGAAGTTAAATATAAAGTTGTTAAGGATGGAATTGAATATTATTCTCCAACTTCTTTCACTTTAGAGTTACCGAAAAGGGTTACAAGTATTAGTCTTAATAATAATACAATTTCGCCAGGTAGAAATAATTCATTTATAATACCAGCTGGAATCAATCTTGTTAAATTCAACACTAGCGATGACCAATTTAATCCAACAGAACTACAGACAAAGATACTTTCTTTCAGTGGGAATCTGCTTTCGATCAAATATGGTTATCAAGATTTATTATTTACTTATGAATCTGATACACGAACAATTATTTCGCTAAATCGAGTGCCAACAGAAGTAACCGTTGATGGCAAGAATTACAAATTCAAAATAATGGAAGGTGAAGATTGCTTCAGCATTTTCTTACCTGTTGGAACACACAACGTTGATTTGACTGTTGGTGATGCATTTTCAAAAGGTGTAAACCTTACAAGCTTCTGGTCTTCAACAAGCATAGCACTTTTCGGAACATTTTCTATTGTGCTGCTTTTAATAATGTATTTATCAGTAAAATATTTAAACCATAAGTATAGACTGCAAGAGATTAAACAATGA
- the wecB gene encoding UDP-N-acetylglucosamine 2-epimerase (non-hydrolyzing): protein MKKIAVIFGTRPDTIKMAPIIKELEQQTEHFEIITIATAQHRQMLDQVLDVFNIKPDYDLNIMKPSQTLATITKNTIEELDLIFEKEKPDLVLVQGDTTTTFVGSLAAFYRQIPVGHIEAGLRTNDKNNPFPEEINRRLTSTITDLHFAPTHTAKEALITENVNSENIFVTGNTVIDALSYSVKKDYIFSSDSLNQIIDQEKKIILVTMHRRENLGEPMKSACNAIKKLALCYKEYNFIFPIHLNPKVQEVVHSILDNISNIFLISPLDYLDFVNLMSKSYLILTDSGGVQEEGPHFGIPILVLREVTERPEAVEYGTVKLVGLDEHTIFTTADNLLNNEDEYIKMASAVNPYGDGLSSKRTIQIIKNYFQISNIPVVEFDPLAIKENSNHILLTENLEYENNF from the coding sequence ATGAAAAAGATTGCAGTAATTTTTGGGACCAGGCCAGACACAATTAAAATGGCTCCAATAATTAAAGAGTTGGAACAACAAACTGAACACTTCGAAATAATAACTATTGCAACAGCTCAACATCGTCAAATGCTTGATCAGGTTTTGGATGTATTTAATATAAAACCTGATTATGATTTAAACATAATGAAGCCTTCGCAAACACTTGCCACGATTACAAAAAACACTATTGAAGAACTTGATTTAATTTTTGAAAAGGAAAAACCTGACTTGGTTTTAGTGCAAGGAGATACGACAACGACGTTTGTTGGAAGTTTAGCAGCATTTTATAGACAAATACCTGTTGGACACATTGAGGCGGGTTTAAGAACAAATGATAAAAACAATCCTTTTCCGGAAGAGATAAACCGAAGATTGACAAGCACAATAACCGATCTTCATTTTGCACCAACACATACGGCTAAAGAAGCACTAATTACAGAAAATGTTAATTCTGAAAATATTTTTGTTACGGGAAATACTGTTATTGATGCATTAAGTTATTCGGTTAAAAAAGATTATATCTTTTCGTCAGATTCCTTAAATCAGATCATTGACCAAGAGAAAAAAATCATACTTGTAACTATGCATCGCCGAGAAAATTTGGGTGAGCCAATGAAAAGCGCGTGCAATGCGATAAAAAAGCTTGCTCTATGCTACAAAGAATATAATTTCATATTTCCTATACATCTTAATCCTAAAGTTCAAGAAGTTGTTCATTCAATTTTAGATAACATCTCAAATATTTTTTTAATAAGCCCGCTGGATTATCTGGATTTTGTAAATCTGATGTCTAAGTCATATTTAATTTTAACAGACTCTGGTGGCGTTCAAGAAGAAGGTCCTCATTTTGGAATTCCTATACTTGTTTTAAGAGAAGTTACAGAAAGACCTGAAGCAGTAGAATACGGTACAGTTAAACTTGTTGGATTAGATGAGCACACTATTTTTACTACTGCCGATAACTTACTTAATAATGAGGACGAATATATTAAAATGGCTTCTGCTGTAAACCCATATGGAGATGGTTTGTCATCAAAACGAACAATACAGATAATTAAGAATTATTTCCAGATTTCTAACATTCCAGTTGTTGAATTTGATCCGCTGGCGATAAAAGAAAACTCAAATCATATCTTGCTAACAGAGAATTTGGAATATGAAAATAATTTCTAA
- the secD gene encoding protein translocase subunit SecD yields the protein MKEYRFKIILILAFIALSAYLLYPTFQDYQNNKALTATLNSTREKVRKLNPELSKDQVEKLVTLVEDSIKIADPSILEARKKRVKLGLDLQGGMRVVLEVNTGKLLEKIANNPDDVFKKVLAEAQAEALKTDESVVDIIGRKFKDRNVRLSRYYGTIRQDDAEIMDELKKSAEDAVNRAMEIIRNRVDQYGVSEPSISRQGSRRVIVELPGVAKEEEAKQLLQGTALLEFRLVKDAELTFPIMQRIDDVLAKRNQSGVKDSLGSEIAALDTTKKSNDTTAATDTTKQLTEEEFKIQHPFFSVAVLNPQSPNADAYVNKDDRNKIEYWLSLPEVQKVIPDNVEFVFHSKPFTTQDGKTIFQMYMVNKTPELTGGVVTDANANIDPNTSSPIVNMTMNSEGATDWARITGANIGKRIAIMLDGVVFTAPNVKGKIPGGRSQIEGSESMEEAKLLEIVLKAGALPAPVDAIEERIVGPSLGQDSISSGFSSAMIGYIAVGLFMIFYYRQAGTVAALTLVLVILFILGILAGFSATLTLPGIAGIVLTIGMAVDANVLIFERIREEMATGKTMKASIDSGFSRAYSAIIDSNITTFFTGIILYQFGTGPVQGFALTLMIGIAASLFGALVISRLVLDILVSRGVKISVG from the coding sequence ATGAAAGAATACAGATTTAAGATCATTCTCATTCTAGCATTTATCGCTCTAAGTGCATATCTGCTATATCCTACTTTTCAGGATTATCAAAACAACAAAGCATTAACGGCAACTCTTAATTCCACAAGGGAAAAGGTTCGAAAACTTAATCCGGAGCTATCAAAAGATCAGGTTGAAAAGTTGGTTACTCTTGTTGAAGACAGCATTAAAATAGCTGATCCTTCAATACTTGAGGCAAGAAAAAAGAGAGTTAAACTTGGCTTGGATCTTCAAGGTGGTATGCGTGTTGTGTTAGAAGTTAACACCGGAAAATTATTAGAAAAAATCGCTAATAATCCGGATGATGTTTTCAAAAAAGTATTAGCCGAAGCTCAAGCAGAAGCATTAAAAACTGATGAATCTGTTGTTGATATTATAGGCAGAAAATTTAAAGATCGAAATGTTAGATTGAGCCGATACTACGGTACTATCAGACAAGATGATGCTGAAATAATGGATGAATTAAAAAAATCAGCAGAAGATGCAGTTAATCGCGCGATGGAAATTATCAGAAACAGAGTTGATCAATACGGCGTTTCTGAACCTTCCATATCCAGACAGGGCAGCAGAAGAGTTATTGTTGAGTTACCGGGCGTTGCAAAGGAAGAAGAAGCAAAACAGCTTTTGCAGGGTACAGCTTTACTTGAGTTTAGATTAGTTAAAGATGCCGAACTTACTTTTCCTATTATGCAAAGAATTGATGATGTTCTTGCAAAAAGAAATCAATCAGGTGTAAAAGATTCTCTAGGTAGTGAAATAGCTGCTTTGGATACAACTAAAAAGAGCAATGATACTACTGCAGCAACTGATACAACAAAACAATTAACCGAAGAAGAATTTAAAATTCAACATCCTTTCTTTTCGGTAGCAGTATTAAATCCACAAAGTCCGAATGCTGATGCATATGTAAATAAGGATGATAGAAATAAAATTGAGTATTGGTTAAGCTTACCCGAAGTTCAAAAAGTAATTCCGGATAATGTAGAATTTGTTTTCCATTCAAAGCCATTTACTACACAGGATGGAAAAACTATTTTTCAAATGTATATGGTAAACAAGACACCGGAATTAACCGGTGGCGTTGTTACTGATGCGAATGCAAATATAGATCCAAATACATCTTCGCCTATTGTTAATATGACTATGAACTCTGAAGGTGCTACTGATTGGGCAAGGATAACTGGCGCAAATATTGGGAAACGAATTGCGATTATGCTTGATGGTGTTGTTTTTACTGCACCCAATGTAAAAGGCAAAATCCCCGGTGGACGTTCGCAGATCGAAGGTTCAGAAAGTATGGAAGAAGCTAAACTGCTTGAGATTGTTCTTAAAGCCGGCGCACTTCCTGCTCCTGTTGATGCTATTGAAGAAAGAATTGTTGGTCCCTCATTGGGTCAGGATTCTATATCAAGTGGATTTAGTTCTGCAATGATAGGTTACATTGCGGTTGGTCTATTTATGATATTCTATTACAGACAGGCTGGTACAGTAGCAGCGCTTACCCTTGTACTTGTAATTCTTTTTATACTTGGTATCCTGGCTGGGTTTAGTGCTACATTAACACTACCTGGCATTGCTGGTATCGTTCTTACAATTGGTATGGCCGTGGATGCCAATGTTCTTATCTTTGAAAGAATAAGAGAAGAAATGGCAACCGGTAAAACGATGAAAGCATCAATCGATAGCGGTTTTTCAAGAGCCTATTCAGCTATTATCGATTCAAACATTACTACGTTTTTTACTGGTATCATTCTCTATCAGTTCGGTACCGGTCCTGTTCAAGGTTTTGCGCTAACATTAATGATCGGTATCGCAGCTTCTTTATTTGGTGCTCTTGTTATTTCAAGACTTGTATTAGATATCCTCGTTTCCAGAGGCGTTAAAATCAGCGTAGGTTAA
- the secF gene encoding protein translocase subunit SecF, with the protein MRVFHNLNVDFLGKRKFFYIFSLTLFLIGLLSVIFKGLSFGIDFKGGSEIVLQFEKQIDIAEVRKDIENIGLGNVEVRTFGGETGALIRTELQQLPENVYPNVVKGIEDEIKKIIPNVGFNIVEKTATSITYSFPNAETTNLISEKLFEVGFQSAKVSEEPDNKQIDVSVGIADWIKENLREKIKGNSFNVVKEDRVGPKIGDELKRDAVIAVFLSLVVILIYLGFRFKFVFAIGAVAALFHDVLITLGLYSALYGVIPGLNLDIDLSVVAAFLTLVGYSINDTVIVFDRVRENMKIHKTLPLMEVINKSINQTMSRTIITAFTTLITVLILMLLGGDVLRAFAFTLFFGIIIGTYSSIFVASAFVLEYAERTKKKVQFS; encoded by the coding sequence ATGCGAGTATTTCATAATTTAAATGTTGATTTTTTAGGGAAGAGAAAATTTTTCTATATATTTTCTCTTACTTTATTTTTAATAGGATTATTAAGTGTAATCTTTAAAGGATTAAGCTTTGGTATTGATTTTAAGGGCGGATCCGAAATTGTTCTTCAGTTTGAAAAACAAATTGATATAGCGGAAGTAAGAAAAGATATTGAAAATATTGGTCTTGGGAATGTTGAAGTTAGAACATTTGGTGGCGAAACCGGGGCCCTAATTAGAACAGAACTTCAGCAACTGCCTGAAAATGTTTATCCAAATGTTGTCAAAGGCATTGAGGATGAAATTAAGAAAATTATACCAAACGTTGGCTTTAACATTGTTGAAAAAACAGCTACTTCAATTACATATTCTTTTCCCAATGCGGAAACAACAAACTTAATTTCAGAAAAACTTTTTGAGGTAGGATTTCAGTCTGCCAAAGTTTCTGAAGAACCGGATAACAAACAAATTGATGTAAGTGTTGGTATAGCAGATTGGATTAAAGAAAACCTTAGAGAAAAAATCAAAGGTAATTCTTTTAATGTAGTTAAAGAAGATCGAGTCGGCCCCAAAATAGGTGATGAGTTAAAAAGAGATGCCGTTATTGCTGTATTTTTATCATTAGTAGTTATTCTTATTTACTTAGGATTTAGATTTAAATTTGTTTTTGCTATCGGTGCTGTTGCTGCACTCTTTCACGATGTATTAATAACCCTTGGATTATATTCGGCTTTATACGGTGTTATTCCTGGTTTAAATTTAGATATTGATTTATCAGTTGTTGCCGCTTTTCTTACACTTGTAGGTTACTCAATCAATGACACAGTAATTGTGTTTGATCGTGTTAGAGAGAATATGAAAATTCATAAAACCTTGCCGTTGATGGAGGTGATTAATAAAAGTATTAATCAAACAATGAGCAGAACAATTATTACTGCTTTTACTACATTAATAACTGTACTTATTCTTATGCTATTAGGCGGAGATGTATTAAGAGCATTTGCATTTACTCTTTTCTTCGGTATCATCATTGGTACATATTCATCAATCTTTGTGGCAAGTGCATTCGTACTTGAGTATGCAGAAAGAACAAAGAAAAAAGTTCAGTTTTCTTAA